ACAAAGCAGGATCAATAATTTCGCAAATAGGATCGTTGTTGAAGCCAATAACTGCCAATTCTTTGGGGATTTTTACACCCATTCTCTTGGCACATTGAATCGCACTTACCGCCGAAGTATCATTGGCACAAAACAATCCATCGGGTGGATTATCCATATTGAGAATTTGTTCGGTCATTCTTGTACCTTCCTCAGCATGTAAATAATTTGCTTGTAAAATAATGGAATTATCGACTTCAAAATTGTTCTTCATCAAAGCTGCAATGTATCCCGCCTTTCGATCCTCATAAATACGTTGTTTGCTTTCTCCTCCAAAATGGGCAATGCGCTTACACCCCTGTTCAATCAAATGTTCAGTAGCTTCAAAAGCAGCATTGAAGTTGTTGATATAGACTTTATTGAGTTCCTTTGCGTAGGGAATTCTATCTACAAATACGATTGGAATACCATTTTGGGTAAACAAATCAAAATGGCTGTATTCTTTCGTTCCCATCGCTAGGGAAATAATGAGCGCAGAAATTCTACTGTCGTAAAGTGCCAAAAGATTCTCCTCTTCAAGTTCTACACTGTCATAAGATTGTGAAATAATAACATGATACCCTGCATCTCTCGCCGCTTTTTCAATACCCGAAATCAATGAAGAAATGAAAGGCCTATTGATCCAAGATACCATTACGCCTATGGTATTTGAGCGACTAGTTCTAAGAGACGAAGCAAGTGTATTTGGTCTGTATTGTCTCTCTTTTGCAAGTTTTTTAATGGATAATTTGGTCTCCTTTCCTATGCTATCATGATCATTCAAGGCTCTTGAAACAGTTGAAGGAGAAACGTTCAATTCTTGAGCAAGATCGTGTATGGTAACACGTTTATTCTTTTTGGGCATAAATATTTCTTAAATAATTGATAATCTGCATTTTCCAAACAAAGGTACAATATAAGGTAATAAAAGTAGTGAATAGAGCGCAAATTCCCAAAAAATATTATTGCAATCGATTGCGTAAAGCAGTAATTTTATTTTATATTCGCATTGAATAAATTACTTTACCCTTTTATTACTAATAATATTGACTTTGATTCAATAAAATTTGACTTTATGAAAATATAAAATATTAGAAAAAAATATTTCATTAAAAAAACATTAACATACGATTATGCAAAAAATAAATTTATTAAAAAAGTTTGTTTATTGCATAGTACTGTATTTCAGTAAATACCAAAATCGTTGCATCTGCATCAAAATTCAATATAGAGCAGCTTGATGAATCTAAGACCAACAATAGGTTTTAGATCAATCATCCAAGCTCTTTCAAATGTCGGAGTTTTGTGGATATCATAAACAAACTCCAACCGTTTTTTATCATTTTTCCAATGTGTATATTTCAGGCTTACGGTATTCAACATTTTAGCAGAAAAAAGGAAAAGTGGGTTACTCCTGTATGATTTTGAAATAATTGGGAAAGTGACACAAAATATTTGGTACAACAATGCAAATAACTAATTTCAAATTTAATGTTCATTTTAGCAATCTTGGCAAACATCCATTTCTTGACCCCAAATGCTTCTGCTAAACGAAAACCTAAACCGAATAAAAAATGATTAGAATCGTTGTAAATCTTCTTTTAATACTTACTTTTCTTCAAAACAATATTTTTGCCAAAGATGGCTATCACCTTTGGCTGCAATACAATACAATTAAAAATGAAGAAGTCCGAGCAGCTTATCTCCATCAAATCAATCAAGCATGCATAGAAGGAGAAAGTCCTATTTTGAATACAGCTGCAAAAGAACTCGCCAATGGTTTGTCTGAATTGCTCGGAAAAGATATTGAAGTAGATAAAAAATGGGACAAAAAGCAAGGAATTCTTGCAGGAGTAATAGGTCAATCGAAATCAATTGACGATTTGATTCCCCAAAAAGAGGCACAAAAACTCCAATCAGAAGGATTTTATATTTACAAAAAAGAAAAATCAGATGCCCCAGTTATCATCGCTGCAAAAGACGACAAAGGCATTTTATATGGTGTTTTTTACTTACTGAAAATGATGCAAATGCAACAACCGCTTACTTCTATTGCAGTAATCGAAAACCCTCAAATTAAAATCAGATTGTTGAATCATTGGGACAATTTGGATAGAACAGTAGAAAGAGGATATGCAGGTTTTTCGATATGGAATTGGCACCAACTTCCCGAATACATAGATGTGAGATACACCGACTATGCAAGAGCAAATGCTTCTATTGGTATTAATGGTACGGTTGTCACCAATGTAAACGCCAATTCGCTCATATTCAGAAAAGACTACCTTCAAAAAGCGGCAGCCTTGGCAGACGTTTTTCGACCATATGGAATCCAAATTTACCTCACTGCTCGATTCAGTTCACCGATAGAATTGGGGGGGTTAGAAACTGCCGATCCATTAGATTCAAGTGTTCAAAAATGGTGGAAAGACAAAGTAGATGAGATTTACAAACTCATACCAGATTTTGGCGGTTTTTTGGTAAAAGCCAACTCCGAAGGTCAGCCAGGCCCTCAACAATACAAACGCAATCACGCAGATGGAGCAAATATGCTGGCGGATGCACTTGCACCCCACAAAGGTATAGTTATGTGGCGGGCATTTGTATATAGCGAGGAAGAACCCGAAGATAGATTCAAACAAGCCTACAATGAATTTGTGCCTTTGGACGGACAATTCAGAGAGAATGTATTGATACAGGTCAAAAATGGCCCGATTGACTTTCAACCTCGTGAGCCCGTTCACCCATTATTTGGAGCAATGCCTAAAACTCCTTTGATGATGGAATTTCAAGTCACAAAAGAATACTTGGGCCAAGGAACACACTTGGTTGGCTTGGCAAAAATGTACGAAGAGGTTCTACAAACTGATACATACGCCAAAGGTAAAGGCTCAACTGTGGCTAAAATTATTGATGGTTCGCTAGATGAACACAAATTGACAGGTATGGCAGGGGTTGCCAATATAGGCACTGACCGCAATTGGACGGGAAATTTATTTGGACAAGCGGATTGGTACGCTTTTGGAAGATTCGCCTGGAATCCACAGTTAAGTTCCGAAACCATCTTTGACGAATGGATAAAAATGACTTTTACCCAAACGGATGAACCATTGAAGGTCATCAAGAAAATGCTGAACAGTTCACATGAAACCTGTGTACGCAACAGGACTCCTTTGGGACTTCACCACATTATGGCCGCAGGACACCATTATGGACCAGGCCCATGGGTAAGTAATATGTCAAGAGCAGATTGGACATCAGTGTATTACCACAAAGCCGATGAAAAAGGCATTGGCTTTGACCGAACTGCAAGTGGTAGCGATGCCTTATCTCAGTACCACAAAGATTTTAGCAGCCAATATGTCGACATGGACAAATGCCCATCTGAATTTTTATTGTGGTTTCACCATGTACCCTGGAACCATACAATGCCAACAGGCAATACACTTTGGGAACAACTTTGTAGGGAATACCATCAAGGAGCATCCGAAGTCACTCAACTCAAACAAAATTGGTTGAGTATTGAAAATCACATTGACCCAGAACGTTTTCAACAGGTAAAAATGCACCTCGATATACAAGAAAAAGAATCAAAATGGTGGAGAGATGCTTGTTTGACCTATTTTCAAACATTCTCTAAAATGGCTATTCCTGCTGATTTGGAACAGCCCGAACATGACACCAATTATTACCAGTCATTGACGTTCCCTTATGCACCGGGTATTCGCCCAAAGTGGTAATAGCATTTTTTATTTATCCAAAAAAAACAATACATGTCTCAACAAAAAGTAGCAATCATAACTGGCGGATCGTCGGGAATAGGTTATGCCATAGCCCAGCGATTCCTCCAAGAGGGATACTTGACCATCATCACAGGGAGGAACATGGAAAAACTCGACAAAGCACTTGAAAATTTAGGAGGAACTTCCGTTGGGATTCAGTTCGATATGGCTTGGATAGACAAAACATCTTTATTCGTTGAGGAAATCAAAAATACTTATGGTCGAATTGATGTGTTGGTTAACAATGCAGGTATCAATCAAAAAAAAGATTTTACCGAAACAACCAATGAAGACTTTGAAAACATTGTGAACATCAATCAAACAGCTTTGTTTGTACTTTCAAGAGAAACGGTGAAAGTCATGCTCAAACAAGAATCTAAAGGAGCAATTGTCAACATCACTTCAATGGCTGCCCACTACGGCATTCCAAAAGTGATTTCCTATACTGCTTCAAAATCTGCTTTGGAGGGAATGACCCGTGCAATGGCAGTAGAATTGTCGCCAATGGGTATCAGAATCAACAGCGTTGCCCCAGGCTTCATCAAAACCCCCATGTCTTCAAAAGCCTTAGACGATGACCCCGAACGAAAGAACAAAGTCATATCCCGCACGCCAATGGGCAAACTTGGTAGCATTGAAGATGTAGCAAATGCTGTTTATTTTTTAGCTTCAGACCAAGCAGCTTTTATCACAGGCACTACCCTCAAGGTAGATGGCGGAAACTCCATTGGATTTTAAACAAAAATCATCCTCAAAATGAACCAAACATTTGCTCTTCAACAAATGATGAGATGGTACGGCCCTAGTGACCCAGTCCAATTGAAACACATTGCGCAAGCAGGTTGTAGTGGAGTTGTTTCAGCGTTACACCATGTTCCTGTCGGTGAAATATGGACAGTTAAGGACATAAAAGCATACAAAAATAACATCAAAAAAGCGAACCTTTCGTGGACAGTTGTAGAAAGTCTGCCAGTGCATGAAGGCATCAAAATCCAAAGTGGCAATTATGAAACTTATTTAGAAAATTACCGCCAAAGCCTAAAAAATCTTGCCAAATGTGGTATTGAAGTCGTCACCTACAATTTTATGCCCGTTTTGGATTGGGTAAGAACAAATATTGCCTTCCAACTCCCCAACAAATCAGAAGCTCTTTACTTCAATAAAGCAGATTACGCCATTTTTGATTTGTTTTTATTGAAAAGACCACGCGCAGAAAACGACTATACATCGGAAGAACTCAAACGTTATACTGCTCACTTCAATTCCTTGAAAAAGAAACAAAAAAAACGCATTTACCACAATGTCTTATTGGGATTACCAGGCAGCGATATACCTTTCACCATTCCTCAAGTATTGGAATTGCTGCAAAAATATGCCGACATTAACCGAGTACAATTGAAGAAAAACTTAGTAGCTTTTTTAGAAGAAGTCACTCCAACTGCCGAAGAAGTGGGCATCAAATTGGCGATTCACCCCGATGATCCGCCCTATAGTGTTTTGGGTTTACCACGGATTATGAGTACCGACCAAGATGTAGCAGACATCATGACCGCCGTTCCGAGTCCTGCCAATGGATTGTGTTTTTGTACAGGTTCTTTCGGCGCAAGAGCAGACAACAACTTAGTGGAAATGGTCAAAAAGTGG
The Chitinophagales bacterium genome window above contains:
- a CDS encoding LacI family DNA-binding transcriptional regulator, producing the protein MPKKNKRVTIHDLAQELNVSPSTVSRALNDHDSIGKETKLSIKKLAKERQYRPNTLASSLRTSRSNTIGVMVSWINRPFISSLISGIEKAARDAGYHVIISQSYDSVELEEENLLALYDSRISALIISLAMGTKEYSHFDLFTQNGIPIVFVDRIPYAKELNKVYINNFNAAFEATEHLIEQGCKRIAHFGGESKQRIYEDRKAGYIAALMKNNFEVDNSIILQANYLHAEEGTRMTEQILNMDNPPDGLFCANDTSAVSAIQCAKRMGVKIPKELAVIGFNNDPICEIIDPALSSIYHPAEEMGQAAITQVIKMLEGKIDTESPSRIILNTHVIVRTSSNRKGVDLE
- a CDS encoding alpha-glucuronidase family glycosyl hydrolase, yielding MIRIVVNLLLILTFLQNNIFAKDGYHLWLQYNTIKNEEVRAAYLHQINQACIEGESPILNTAAKELANGLSELLGKDIEVDKKWDKKQGILAGVIGQSKSIDDLIPQKEAQKLQSEGFYIYKKEKSDAPVIIAAKDDKGILYGVFYLLKMMQMQQPLTSIAVIENPQIKIRLLNHWDNLDRTVERGYAGFSIWNWHQLPEYIDVRYTDYARANASIGINGTVVTNVNANSLIFRKDYLQKAAALADVFRPYGIQIYLTARFSSPIELGGLETADPLDSSVQKWWKDKVDEIYKLIPDFGGFLVKANSEGQPGPQQYKRNHADGANMLADALAPHKGIVMWRAFVYSEEEPEDRFKQAYNEFVPLDGQFRENVLIQVKNGPIDFQPREPVHPLFGAMPKTPLMMEFQVTKEYLGQGTHLVGLAKMYEEVLQTDTYAKGKGSTVAKIIDGSLDEHKLTGMAGVANIGTDRNWTGNLFGQADWYAFGRFAWNPQLSSETIFDEWIKMTFTQTDEPLKVIKKMLNSSHETCVRNRTPLGLHHIMAAGHHYGPGPWVSNMSRADWTSVYYHKADEKGIGFDRTASGSDALSQYHKDFSSQYVDMDKCPSEFLLWFHHVPWNHTMPTGNTLWEQLCREYHQGASEVTQLKQNWLSIENHIDPERFQQVKMHLDIQEKESKWWRDACLTYFQTFSKMAIPADLEQPEHDTNYYQSLTFPYAPGIRPKW
- a CDS encoding SDR family oxidoreductase, with translation MSQQKVAIITGGSSGIGYAIAQRFLQEGYLTIITGRNMEKLDKALENLGGTSVGIQFDMAWIDKTSLFVEEIKNTYGRIDVLVNNAGINQKKDFTETTNEDFENIVNINQTALFVLSRETVKVMLKQESKGAIVNITSMAAHYGIPKVISYTASKSALEGMTRAMAVELSPMGIRINSVAPGFIKTPMSSKALDDDPERKNKVISRTPMGKLGSIEDVANAVYFLASDQAAFITGTTLKVDGGNSIGF
- the uxuA gene encoding mannonate dehydratase: MNQTFALQQMMRWYGPSDPVQLKHIAQAGCSGVVSALHHVPVGEIWTVKDIKAYKNNIKKANLSWTVVESLPVHEGIKIQSGNYETYLENYRQSLKNLAKCGIEVVTYNFMPVLDWVRTNIAFQLPNKSEALYFNKADYAIFDLFLLKRPRAENDYTSEELKRYTAHFNSLKKKQKKRIYHNVLLGLPGSDIPFTIPQVLELLQKYADINRVQLKKNLVAFLEEVTPTAEEVGIKLAIHPDDPPYSVLGLPRIMSTDQDVADIMTAVPSPANGLCFCTGSFGARADNNLVEMVKKWGSRIYFLHFRNTKRDENGNFMEANHLEGDADMYDILTETVKLMYKEQRNIPMRPDHGHKMLDDLNKKTYPGYSAIGRLKGLAELRGLEYGIQKMLSQIVENH